From Candidatus Neomarinimicrobiota bacterium, one genomic window encodes:
- a CDS encoding ATP-binding protein, producing MKPGKQSNPPSEIKSSQRDRIQEIKDYTTTVTILESITDAIFILNVEGKIEYANQSAQEYLQLPLESVIGMDLGSFITSDDGEIQQLLHSGSRFASSDSGIEPDYCSSSEAELSGGKQQIPVLINFSSIPDSKGSLKYFIVTAKEIAYRKSLEMQLKNRQVLSVSFDRLKVLGEMSVGLVHTLGQPVTAMKLRLDHIAQLTSLDEVQKQVRELHRDIERLSAIVEKVRSYAQVMADKQTSSVDINDIVHSMLQILDYDLSQANIVLELDLSDSLPFIVAHVPELEQVFLNLLTNAMQAFQVNQITGEQNISISTRNIEEKWVEIGIQDNAGGIPESISTKMFEPFFSTWDESRHAGTGLSVARSIVASLGGDLKYIATESGSCFKMRIPIVQSEERAQLINMIELLNS from the coding sequence ATGAAACCCGGAAAGCAAAGCAACCCTCCATCTGAGATCAAAAGTTCCCAACGGGATCGAATTCAAGAGATCAAAGATTATACAACCACGGTAACGATCCTGGAAAGTATTACAGATGCCATATTCATTCTGAATGTTGAGGGCAAGATTGAATATGCCAATCAAAGTGCTCAGGAGTATCTGCAATTGCCGCTGGAGTCTGTCATCGGGATGGACCTGGGTAGTTTTATCACCAGTGACGATGGAGAAATTCAGCAATTGCTCCACAGTGGGAGTCGCTTTGCATCGTCAGATTCCGGCATTGAGCCTGACTATTGTAGCAGCTCTGAGGCTGAACTATCCGGTGGGAAACAGCAGATTCCGGTTTTGATCAATTTTAGCAGTATTCCTGATTCAAAAGGATCTTTGAAATATTTTATTGTGACAGCCAAAGAGATCGCTTATCGCAAAAGCCTGGAAATGCAGCTTAAGAATCGCCAGGTTCTTTCAGTATCATTTGATCGTCTGAAGGTTCTGGGTGAGATGTCAGTTGGTCTGGTGCATACATTGGGACAACCGGTTACTGCAATGAAACTGCGCCTGGATCATATCGCTCAACTGACCAGCCTGGATGAGGTTCAAAAACAGGTGCGTGAATTGCATAGGGATATCGAACGTTTGTCTGCTATTGTCGAGAAAGTTCGGTCTTATGCACAGGTCATGGCTGATAAACAGACCAGTTCAGTTGATATCAATGACATTGTGCACTCCATGTTGCAGATTCTGGACTATGATCTGAGCCAGGCAAACATTGTCCTTGAACTTGATCTAAGTGATTCACTTCCATTCATTGTAGCCCACGTGCCAGAACTCGAACAAGTATTTTTGAATTTGCTGACCAATGCCATGCAGGCTTTCCAGGTTAACCAGATCACTGGGGAGCAAAATATTTCCATATCTACCAGGAATATTGAGGAGAAATGGGTGGAAATAGGTATTCAGGACAATGCTGGGGGTATTCCAGAATCAATATCTACAAAGATGTTTGAACCGTTTTTTTCAACCTGGGATGAGAGTAGGCATGCCGGAACCGGATTGTCAGTAGCCCGTAGTATTGTTGCCTCGCTGGGGGGGGACTTAAAATATATTGCAACAGAAAGTGGCTCATGTTTTAAGATGCGAATCCCCATAGTTCAATCAGAAGAACGTGCCCAGCTGATCAATATGATCGAGCTTTTGAACAGTTAG
- a CDS encoding histidine kinase dimerization/phospho-acceptor domain-containing protein produces the protein MVATDFLHEIVTLLQKGLGAGETFEAVFHLVEKSVSFESATLFLYQEEEDKLEIMHQEGSEVVDLIREIPFSRGMGMASWVSQQEKPIILESLSKSRPGKERRFTSFVSLPLRAAGKLIGVLNLGHSTPNMYLQSEIKSFTVMAEELSIIVETFILREKLETKNQRLTIALEDLHAAQGLIVEKERMAAMGELVVTVNHEINNPLTSVIGLAEILELSFATLSPEKAQNAIKAILKEARRIQEITNRLTRITSSENIGYVGDTLMTKLPE, from the coding sequence ATGGTAGCCACAGATTTTCTGCATGAGATAGTGACCCTGCTGCAGAAGGGTTTAGGAGCCGGCGAAACATTTGAAGCTGTTTTTCACCTGGTGGAAAAAAGTGTTTCTTTTGAGTCTGCCACCCTCTTTCTGTATCAAGAGGAGGAAGACAAATTGGAAATCATGCATCAAGAGGGTTCCGAGGTTGTGGATCTCATCAGAGAGATTCCCTTTTCAAGGGGAATGGGAATGGCAAGTTGGGTTTCTCAGCAGGAGAAGCCTATCATACTTGAATCTCTGTCAAAATCACGTCCCGGTAAAGAACGGCGATTCACATCCTTCGTATCGCTGCCTCTAAGAGCTGCTGGTAAACTGATAGGAGTTCTGAATCTGGGTCACTCAACTCCCAATATGTATCTGCAAAGTGAGATCAAATCTTTCACGGTGATGGCAGAAGAACTTTCAATAATTGTGGAAACCTTCATCCTGCGCGAAAAATTGGAAACAAAGAACCAGAGACTCACAATTGCTCTGGAGGATCTGCATGCTGCCCAGGGATTGATTGTAGAAAAAGAACGGATGGCAGCCATGGGTGAATTAGTGGTGACCGTCAATCACGAGATTAATAATCCTTTGACTTCTGTTATTGGCTTGGCTGAGATCCTGGAACTTTCATTTGCTACCCTTTCTCCAGAGAAAGCCCAAAATGCGATCAAAGCGATTCTGAAAGAAGCCCGACGAATTCAGGAGATCACCAATCGTCTTACCCGTATAACCAGCTCAGAGAACATCGGTTATGTAGGTGATACTTTGATGACAAAACTACCTGAGTAG